In Deltaproteobacteria bacterium, the genomic stretch TTGCATAATACTTATCAGCAATATTTTTACTTTTACCAGCGTCTAAATTATTAGTTCCGCTATTATGACTATTTCTATCATCAACCGCATCACCAGTTTGAACATTATCGTAATGCATATCTTCAACGAAATCGGCATCTTCTATTGACCGATTTAAATTACTACGCACTACATTATATAACCGTGACAAGATATTCATGTTCTTTGCTTCAATCGCATATAAATCTTGACAAATCTACGGCTATCGCAAGAAGCTACTATTAGCAACCTTATACCAAGCAATATTAGACTAAAGACCTGTACCAGCAATTTCGCAAGTCTAACTTTAATGGAGGTCATATCATC encodes the following:
- a CDS encoding DnaJ domain-containing protein, coding for MNILSRLYNVVRSNLNRSIEDADFVEDMHYDNVQTGDAVDDRNSHNSGTNNLDAGKSKNIADKYYANLELAKGATYTEIKAAYRRLLRKYHPDKHEQNVDKVKIAEEITKVLNEAMAYFEKEHAGGRL